One Halalkalicoccus tibetensis genomic region harbors:
- a CDS encoding glycosyl hydrolase → MDRRRFIAHTTAMTCPCIALAGCTDERNGSTADSTEDDDEEPPDSDEEVNEEQNDVEHDGEPITDYDLEVHDERSNGHVFWVDHNERMYGGRSNRVLISDDWWETTETLYTVTEHEDTNDYIQSVIVPESGRVVVGVGGRADKTTGRVILLDEDVEDHETVYEFDWGRVSNSLAHVVYEDIIVIGSYGQSDFEDGNHPNEVILSTDGGESFNRILEAELRTEDAPNLHIHDVEYDPHAERIWVAVGDNANTQLHWSDDLGDSWEQIGETGEAPMVTQISAFEDCIVLGTDGTPEGIIRWERDTPDEEPDGVEEFEHHSTLQFETDNDRMQTFARRRWHIREDDGRELCLMPFGYSPMNPDATDSVLLASTDGDAWYELYRTETQDILLSNVMGPLSMDGDLRTLVSDSFQSGGHQIDATVPEFWE, encoded by the coding sequence ATGGATCGTAGACGGTTTATTGCCCACACAACTGCAATGACATGTCCCTGTATTGCGCTTGCAGGGTGTACAGATGAGCGAAACGGCAGTACAGCAGATTCTACTGAAGATGACGATGAGGAACCGCCTGACTCTGACGAGGAAGTGAACGAAGAGCAGAATGATGTGGAGCACGATGGGGAGCCAATCACTGATTACGATCTGGAGGTTCATGATGAACGCTCAAACGGTCACGTTTTCTGGGTTGATCACAACGAGCGGATGTACGGTGGCCGCTCCAATCGCGTGCTTATCAGTGACGATTGGTGGGAGACAACTGAAACACTATATACAGTTACCGAACACGAGGACACGAACGACTATATCCAGTCGGTGATCGTTCCTGAGAGTGGGCGTGTTGTCGTCGGTGTTGGCGGTCGTGCCGATAAAACAACTGGACGCGTGATTCTCTTAGACGAAGATGTTGAGGATCATGAGACCGTCTACGAATTCGACTGGGGACGCGTCTCGAACAGCCTCGCTCACGTGGTTTACGAGGATATCATCGTTATTGGTTCGTACGGACAGTCAGATTTTGAGGACGGGAATCATCCCAACGAGGTTATTCTCTCAACTGATGGCGGGGAGAGTTTCAACCGCATTCTCGAAGCCGAACTCCGTACAGAGGATGCACCAAATCTTCACATACACGATGTCGAGTACGATCCGCACGCTGAGCGGATCTGGGTCGCCGTTGGTGACAACGCTAACACCCAGCTTCATTGGAGCGACGACTTAGGTGATTCCTGGGAGCAGATCGGTGAAACTGGTGAGGCACCAATGGTCACTCAGATCAGTGCATTTGAAGATTGCATCGTACTCGGCACTGACGGTACTCCAGAGGGTATCATTCGCTGGGAACGCGATACCCCGGATGAGGAACCTGACGGCGTTGAGGAGTTCGAACACCATAGCACACTGCAGTTCGAGACAGACAACGACCGCATGCAGACGTTTGCCAGACGACGTTGGCATATCCGCGAGGATGATGGGCGCGAGCTTTGTCTCATGCCATTTGGATACTCTCCGATGAACCCCGATGCGACCGATTCAGTTCTGTTGGCAAGTACTGATGGGGATGCCTGGTATGAACTCTATCGAACTGAAACACAGGATATTCTGCTCTCTAATGTCATGGGACCGCTATCGATGGACGGTGATCTGCGAACGCTTGTATCAGACAGCTTTCAATCAGGTGGTCATCAGATCGATGCGACAGTGCCAGAATTCTGGGAGTAG
- a CDS encoding FxLYD domain-containing protein, with protein sequence MKRRKFIAMSGTATAVPLVGCMGSDNEDRNESEEDGEPEEATEKGGRTEVDELLEGGVSDIEGLEILEYEFIEEDFSTRIEGIVVNNTGSDLDYVEVGIILYNEDSQGTEDSFTNITNLPTGEDWVFEIRLPEGVTDIDDYRIVVVDRPLLSLSRFN encoded by the coding sequence ATGAAACGAAGAAAATTCATTGCTATGAGTGGTACAGCAACAGCTGTTCCTCTCGTTGGTTGTATGGGGAGTGACAACGAGGACAGAAATGAGAGTGAGGAGGATGGGGAGCCGGAAGAAGCCACTGAAAAGGGAGGACGAACTGAAGTAGATGAACTGCTTGAAGGAGGAGTATCAGATATTGAGGGGCTTGAGATCCTCGAGTATGAATTCATCGAGGAAGACTTCAGTACACGAATCGAGGGTATCGTCGTAAACAATACTGGGAGCGATCTCGATTACGTCGAAGTTGGTATCATCCTCTACAATGAAGACAGTCAGGGCACTGAAGACAGCTTTACTAATATAACAAATCTACCGACTGGAGAAGACTGGGTTTTTGAGATCCGACTACCCGAAGGCGTCACAGATATCGATGATTATAGAATCGTGGTCGTTGATCGCCCGTTGCTTTCCCTCTCTCGTTTCAACTGA
- a CDS encoding carboxylate--amine ligase — MSNTGSERDAVLLPTGLNSHSYITARSLSRHGIHTVLASDRADLPVYAGRYSNETIIIPAAEDDLIAYKDALVGIAARPDIRTIIPAQPQDTYLLSKYEEEFEEYVSVVTPSFESLKNVHDRLRLSEIAEEAGVPVPETRLLDEVDDWSPELIVKSRYNLLAEEYADSYTPHDMGIVKTIEHLQPGEEPDVAVLCEKMEHTPIVQEYVHSSDEYVFGALYDHGEAKTTFQHRQIRADSYTGGGGVYRKSVHIPELEEVGRTLLDALDWHGLACIEYMRDAETGEFKLTEINPRMWQSLPCAVRAGADFPHDFWLLATEQGDLIEPGYKVGVGSHYLYGELKYLASLVQTDSTLVEPPSFMSSISDVLLSIVAEPHFDTVYLDDPLPIVYGVREAIRKSRRP, encoded by the coding sequence ATGTCGAATACAGGTAGTGAACGAGATGCCGTTCTATTACCAACAGGGTTGAACTCCCACAGTTACATTACAGCGCGTTCGCTTTCTCGGCACGGAATTCATACGGTCCTCGCATCGGATCGGGCTGATCTTCCCGTCTATGCAGGACGCTACAGTAACGAGACGATCATCATTCCGGCCGCCGAGGACGACCTCATTGCGTACAAGGACGCATTAGTCGGAATTGCGGCTCGACCAGATATTCGGACCATCATCCCGGCACAGCCCCAAGACACCTATCTGCTCTCGAAATATGAAGAGGAGTTCGAAGAGTACGTCTCAGTCGTCACCCCCTCATTCGAGTCACTCAAAAACGTTCATGACCGGTTGCGTCTGAGCGAAATTGCCGAAGAAGCCGGCGTACCTGTCCCCGAGACACGGCTGCTCGATGAGGTCGACGATTGGAGTCCCGAGCTCATCGTCAAGTCTCGGTACAACCTACTAGCCGAGGAGTACGCCGACTCCTATACCCCACACGACATGGGGATCGTGAAGACGATCGAACACCTCCAGCCGGGCGAAGAGCCGGATGTGGCGGTACTGTGTGAAAAGATGGAGCACACACCGATTGTACAGGAGTATGTCCACAGCAGCGATGAATACGTCTTCGGCGCGTTGTACGACCACGGGGAAGCAAAAACAACGTTCCAGCACCGTCAGATCCGAGCCGATTCATACACTGGTGGTGGCGGTGTGTATCGGAAGTCAGTGCATATCCCGGAACTCGAAGAGGTGGGTCGAACACTACTCGATGCACTCGACTGGCATGGCCTTGCCTGTATCGAGTATATGCGGGATGCTGAAACTGGTGAGTTCAAACTCACGGAGATCAACCCACGCATGTGGCAATCGCTTCCATGTGCGGTTCGGGCAGGCGCGGATTTTCCGCATGATTTCTGGCTTCTGGCGACCGAACAAGGAGATCTGATCGAACCGGGCTACAAAGTCGGTGTCGGTAGCCACTATCTGTACGGTGAGTTGAAGTATCTAGCAAGTCTCGTACAAACAGATTCGACCCTTGTTGAACCTCCCTCATTCATGTCTTCGATCAGTGACGTTCTTTTATCGATCGTGGCCGAGCCTCACTTCGATACCGTCTATCTCGACGATCCCTTACCGATTGTCTATGGGGTCCGAGAGGCTATTCGAAAATCCAGACGGCCATAA